The following coding sequences lie in one Apium graveolens cultivar Ventura chromosome 1, ASM990537v1, whole genome shotgun sequence genomic window:
- the LOC141720121 gene encoding kinesin-like protein KIN-14I, whose amino-acid sequence MASEGILQFSVASVVGDVLQQHGKKLNAIDLVSRKANEDFIRRNEATQWLRKMIGVVAAKDLPAQPSEEEFRLGLRSGIILCNVLNKIQPQAVPKVIEAPTDTVIIPDAKTKSANRYQENVKNFLLVVDEMGIPTFELIDLEKGGDTSSVVNTVLAMKSYCEWKERGSYGTWKYGENLDADKQAPRRSSEVPIRLSLSRMSSGVSLDSFISENIGLNPTDMDGSCPLHILIRDLLSDKKKDEIPIIVENMLHKVTEEFEHRIANQSEQMKQDIRDLDGSYGNECISSPGSDGSKADDKESSKFVKEEYFNENYKPNYGGDTRSLKQLIEHHHKNLQVLKHELYTTKADMQNLQMKYQDEVHGLGEHLHSLAHAASGYRKVLEENRKLYNQVQDLKGSIRVYCRVRPFLPGNPNQGSSTLANIENGKITLTTPTKSGKDGLKSFSFNQVFSPSSTQEEVFSDMRPLVQSVLDGYNVCIFAYGQTGSGKTYTMSGPNDLTEETLGVNYRALGDLFRISEQRKGTISYEICVQMIEIYNEQVRDLLVPDGIHKKLEIRNNSQKGLNVPDANLVPVSSKFDVINLMNLGQKNRAVGSTAMNDRSSRSHSCLNVHVQARDLTSGSEFHGCMNLVDLAGSERADKTEAVGDRLKEAQHINKSLSALGDVLSALAQKTTHVPYRNSKLTQLLQDSLGGQAKTLMFVHISPEVDAIGETISTLKFAERVSTVELGAARASKDSSDVKELKEQIAKLKAALAKKESENLQQSKLVRMMSAGASISSSNSLGGGNISSEEDGYLNLNENTGAWSSPTASPQLNRTTDSGKWVDKIILNKPNPRKIYPEQPDKHFLSRSISSSEYEISTNRYDVATTTDESDIEAAASDNSEPDFSKIKSMALLGTKGRSPAPRQAKTTLIRTPIPPQPSARRQSNGARSGIPRTARQNVDTRRKQGSGK is encoded by the exons ATGGCAAGCGAGGGAATTTTACAGTTTTCTGTAGCTTCTGTTGTGGGAGATGTCCTTCAGCAGCATGGAAAAAAATTAAATGCGATAGACTTGGTGTCCAGGAAAGCTAATGAAGATT TTATCCGAAGAAATGAGGCAACTCAGTGGTTAAGAAAGATGATTGGAGTTGTTGCAGCAAAGGATTTGCCGGCTCAGCCTTCAGAAGAGGAATTTAGGTTGGGTTTGAGAAGTGGAATTATCCTTTGCAATGTTCTCAATAAAATCCAACCGCAGGCTGTTCCAAAA GTTATTGAAGCGCCTACTGATACTGTTATCATCCCTGATGCGAAAACTAAGTCTGCAAACCGATACCAAGAGAATGTTAAAAACTTCCTTTTGGTCGTGGATGAAATGGGGATTCCAACTTTTGAACTGATTGATCTTGAAAAG GGAGGTGATACTTCTAGTGTAGTAAATACTGTTTTAGCTATGAAATCATATTGCGAATGGAAAGAAAGAGGTTCGTATGGAACATGGAAGTATGGTGAAAACCTGGACGCTGATAAGCAAGCACCACGAAGAAGTTCAGAAGTACCAATTCGGCTTTCTCTATCTAGGATGTCTTCTGGAGTGTCTTTGGATAGTTTCATTAGCGAGAATATTGGCCTTAACCCTACTGACATG GATGGTTCGTGCCCCTTGCATATACTTATTCGCGACCTTCTTTCTGATAAAAAGAAGGACGAAATCCCAATC ATAGTGGAGAATATGTTGCACAAAGTCACGGAGGAATTTGAGCATCGCATTGCCAATCAAAGCGAACAG ATGAAACAAGATATTAGAGACTTGGATGGTTCTTACGGCAACGAATGCATCTCGAGTCCTGGTTCCGATGGATCAAAG GCGGATGACAAAGAAAGTTCAAAGTTTGTGAAAGAGGAATATTTTAATGAAAACTATAAACCTAATTATGGAGGTGATACACGAAGTCTGAAGCAGCTAATCGAACACCACCACAAGAATTTACAG GTACTAAAACATGAACTTTATACCACTAAAGCTGACATGCAGAATTTGCAAATGAAGTATCAAGATGAGGTCCACGGATTAG GTGAACACTTGCATAGTCTAGCACATGCTGCATCCGGATATAGAAAAGTTTTAGAGGAAAACCGCAAGCTATATAATCAAGTGCAAGATCTCAAAG GAAGTATTAGAGTCTACTGCAGGGTGCGGCCTTTCTTGCCTGGAAATCCAAATCAAGGAAGCAGTACTCTTGCCAATATAGAAAATGGAAAAATAACCCTTACTACTCCTACAAAATCTGGGAAAGACGGGCTTAAATCATTTTCCTTCAATCAAGTTTTTTCCCCCTCTTCAACCCAAG AGGAAGTATTTTCAGACATGCGACCTCTAGTTCAGTCGGTACTTGATGGGTACAATGTGTGCATATTTGCCTATGGTCAGACAGGATCTGGGAAAACATACACCATG AGTGGACCTAATGATTTAACAGAAGAGACTTTAGGTGTAAACTACAGGGCGCTTGGAGATTTGTTTCGTATATCAGAACAAAGAAAAGGCACCATTTCTTACGAAATATGTGTTCAGATGATTGAAATTTACAATGAGCAAGTCAGGGATCTCCTTGTGCCAGATGGCATTCACAAAAAAT TAGAAATTCGTAACAATTCACAGAAGGGCTTAAATGTACCAGATGCAAATCTTGTACCAGTTTCATCAAAATTCGATGTTATAAATTTAATGAACCTTGGACAAAAAAATCGTGCAGTTGGTTCTACGGCTATGAATGATCGAAGCAGTCGTTCTCACAG TTGCTTGAATGTTCATGTTCAAGCAAGAGACCTGACATCTGGATCGGAATTTCATGGTTGCATGAATCTGGTTGACCTGGCAGGAAGTGAAAGAGCTGACAAAACCGAGGCTGTGGGAGATAGGTTGAAGGAGGCGCAACACATCAATAAATCTCTTTCTGCTCTTGGAGATGTGTTATCGGCTCTTGCCCAAAAAACAACACATGTTCCCTACAGGAATAGTAAACTCACACAGTTACTTCAAGATTCTCTTG GTGGGCAAGCCAAGACACTAATGTTTGTTCACATTAGCCCCGAAGTTGATGCTATTGGAGAAACAATTAGCACTCTTAAGTTTGCCGAGAGGGTTTCTACAGTTGAGCTTGGCGCTGCTCGAGCAAGCAAAGATAGTTCTGATGTCAAGGAGTTAAAAGAACAG ATTGCTAAACTAAAAGCAGCCTTGGCAAAGAAGGAGTCGGAAAATCTTCAGCAATCCAAGTTGGTTAGGATGATGTCTGCGGGGGCTTCAATATCCAGTTCTAATTCACTAGGTGGTGGGAATATATCTAGCGAGGAAGATGGATACTTGAACTTGAAC GAAAATACTGGTGCTTGGTCATCACCAACTGCAAGTCCTCAGTTGAATCGGACAACAGATTCTGGAAAATGGGTCGATAAAATCATACTGAACAAACCGAACCCAAGAAAAATATACCCAGAACAACCGGATAAACATTTTTTAAGCAGAAGTATTAGTAGTTCCGAATATGAGATAAGTACAAATAGATATGATGTTGCTACAACTACCGATGAATCTGACATAGAAGCGGCAGCTAGTGACAACTCTGAGCCAGACTTCTCCAAAATTAAGAGCATGGCTTTGCTGGGAACAAAAGGTAGGAGTCCAGCTCCAAGGCAAGCAAAGACCACACTTATCAG GACCCCGATTCCGCCACAACCATCGGCAAGGAGACAATCCAATGGAGCTCGATCAGGAATTCCCAGGACCGCCAGGCAGAATGTCGATACGAGGAGAAAACAGGGTAGTGGGAAGTAA